A part of Chloroflexota bacterium genomic DNA contains:
- a CDS encoding 50S ribosomal protein L9 has translation KLYGSVTAAHIAEALSAKMGMEFDKRKIDLEESLKELGEHQVRIKLSPMVSASIRVVIEPEE, from the coding sequence CAAACTCTACGGCTCCGTAACCGCGGCCCATATCGCCGAAGCCCTCTCGGCCAAGATGGGCATGGAGTTTGACAAGCGCAAGATTGACCTGGAGGAATCGCTCAAAGAACTGGGCGAGCACCAGGTGCGCATCAAACTCTCGCCGATGGTATCAGCCTCCATTCGGGTCGTGATAGAACCCGAGGAATAG